Below is a genomic region from Acomys russatus chromosome 3, mAcoRus1.1, whole genome shotgun sequence.
aagcaaaagtcaacagatacaagaagatttaaataataccttgtatcttatcagatcaccatggtctaaggctggacttcaacaacaacagaaataacaaaaagcatactaacacgtggaaactaaacaactttctacttaatgacacaggggtcacagaagaaataagggaagaaataaaagacttcctgaaattcaatgaaaatgatggaacaacgtgcccaaatttgtgggacacattgaaagcagtgctaagaggaaaattcatagcactaagtgcctttaaaaagaaaatggaaacatcccacataaacaagtTAACAACACATcaggaagctttaaaaaaaaaagaggcagaaacacccaagaggattagacgcctagaaataatcaaactcatggctgaaatcaataaattagaaataaagagaacaatccaaagaatcaacaactccaagagctggttctttgagaaaattaacaagatagacaaaccgttagccaatctaactaaaagacaaagaaacactatccaaatacacaaaatcagaaatgaaaagggagacataacaacagacactgaagaaatacaaagaatcataagaacctgctttaaaggcatttatgccacaaaatttgaaaatctaagggaaatggacaatttcctcaaccgattccatttgccaaaattgaatcaaatccagataaacaaattaaatagccctattttgcctatagaaatggaagcaaccattgatagtctcccaaccaaaaaaagcccagggccagatggtttcagcgcagaattctaccagtccttcaaagaggagataATACCAATATTATTCAAGCTAttttgaaagatagaaatggatggaatattaccaaattcattctatgaggccacagtcacattgatacctaaaccccacaaagacccaacaaaaaaagagaatttcagaccaatttctcttatgaacatcgatgcaaaaatactcaacaaaatactcgcaaagtgaatacaacagcatatcaaagacatcattcaccatgaccaggtaggcttcattccaggcacgcagggatggtttaatatacagaaatccatcaatgtaatccaccatataaacaaactgaaagagaaaaaccacatgatcatctctttagatgcagaaaacgcatttgacaaaatccaacacccatttatgtttaaagttctggagagatcgggaatacaaggcacttatctaaacataataaaggctatatacagcaaaccaacagccaacattaaattaaatggagagatactcaaggaaatccctctaaaattggggaccagacaaggctgcccactttcctcatatctcttcaatatagttcttgaagttctagccagagcaataagacagcaaaaggagatcaagggggacccaaatgggaaaggaagaagtcaaattatccctatttgcagatgatatgatagtgtatataagtgacccccaaaattccaccagagaactcctacagctgataaacaccttcagcaaattggcagaacacaaaattaactcaaaaaagtcagtaactttcctatatacaaatgataaacaggcagaggaagaaattaggaaaattactcccttcacaatagccacaagcaatataaaatatctaggaataaccctaaccaagcaagtgatggatttatttgaaaaaaaaaaaaaaaaactttaaatccctgaagaaagagattgaaaatgacatcagaagatggagggatctaccttgttcatggatcggaagaattaacatagtaaaaatgaccatcttacctaaagcaatttacagattcaatgcaatccctatcggaatacctacaaaatattttgaagatattgaaagaacaattctcaacttcatatggagaaacaaaaatcccagaatagcaaaaacaatcctatacaataaaagatcctctggaggaatctccatacctgatctcaagctgtactacagagcaacagtaattaaaacagcatggtactggcacagcaacaggctggtggatcaatggaatcaaactgaagacccagagatgaatccacacacatttggtcacttgatttttgacaaagaagccaaatccattcaatggaaaaacgacagcatcttcaacaaatggcactggtctaactggatgtctacgtgtagaaaaatgcaattagacccctattcgtcaccatgcacaaaactcaagtccaagtggattaaagatgtcaacctaaaaccagagacattaatccggttagaagaaaaagtggggaagagtctggaacacataggcacacgagacaactttctgaacagtacaccaacagcccaggccttaaggtcaacaattaataaatgggacctcatgaggctgagaggcttctgtaaggaaggtgacactgtcaagagaacaaagcaacagcctacagactaggaacagatcttcaccaacccttcatctgacaaaggtctaatatccaaaatatataaagaactcaagaaattaaacatcaccaaaccaaataacccaatagagaaatggggctcagaactaaacagagaattctcaacagaggaatatcaaatggctgagaaacacttaaagaaatgctcaacctccttagtcatcagagaaatgcaaatcaaaacaactctgagattccatcttacacccatcagaatggctaagatcaataattcaactgacaccacatgctggtgaggatgtggagaaagaggaacactctttcattgctggtgggaatgcaaactagtacagccactttggaaatctatctggcgctttctcagaaaaatgggaatagggcttcctcaacacccagctattccactccttggaatatacccagaagatgcactaccacacaacagggacatatgctcaaccatgttcatagctgccttattcataatagccagaacatggaacagcctacgtgtccctcagtagaagaatggataaagaaactgtggtacatttacactatggaatactactcagctattaaaaacaaggaatttccaaaatttgtggacaaatggattgaactataaattatcataatgagtgagttcacccagaagcaaaaagagttaaatggcatatactcacttatatcaagacactagtccaaggggtacgtccccatgaaaaactttacctatcaggaaagtgggtcagaggggaagacatcctattgagactttaggtgtgagaagcctgggagaatgaggaaatagaaggatccagagggtcctggaaaactacaggcaggtctgggccctggggtcctcctcaaactatggcaccagccaaggaaaatataggcagtaaactttgaactcttacccagactagccgatggacaggacactctccaccgttaagtggagaaggagatctgactttcacacaaactctggtgccccatatttgaccacgtcccttggatggggaggcctggtggcactcataggaaggataataggtcaccaagaagagacttgataccctgtgagcatatacagggggaggaggtccctctcagtcacagacataggagaggggaataggggggaagcgggagggagggaggaatgggaggatacaaggggtgggctaacaactgagatgtaatatgaataaattaataataaaaaataaataaaatatttttctaccacaaaaaaaacaaaaaaacaaggaaatcttgaaatttgcagactagtggacagaactagaaatgatcaccctgagtgaggtaacgctgacccagaaaaacacgcatggtgtatactcacttgtaagtggatatcagcccaacatagatgtcctctgagagactccatccagaggGGGGAGTCAGGATAGATACCagaactcactgctggactcctggGGAAACCCTGTGagtgtatggaagaatggggggatagaaggacacagagggttcaggggccccacaaggagaccatcagggTGGTGGGATCTGGACACCTGGGGGGGGCTGCAAAAACTATTGCACCAAggaaggacaatgtatgcagtaatcCCAGACTCCatgttcagacctagccaatggacgtctcattctccacagttgtagggaAGCatgattgcctctgacatgacctctggtgctcccaatttgaccacttccgcTTGGTGGGAACCACAGGTGGcacaaggaggaaggggaaacaggctatctggatgagtcCTGATATGCTATAGCCGTATAATGTGGGAGGAGGTCTAGGAGacagaatagggcagaagagggagagaggctgggaatgggaagataaaagcaaggtgataacattcaggatgtaatctgaataaattataataaatttgaaaagaatgaaaggtTCAACATCCTCAGCTATTTGAGATATGCAAATCAatacattgagattccatcttacaaaaactcaagtgacagcacatgctggcaaggagaggatgtggagaaaggggaacactcctgcattgctggtggaagtgcaaatttgtacaaccaatatgaaaattaatatagTGCTTTCTTGAAAAATTAGGAATCAATCTAACTCAAGGCCCAGTTAAACCACACAAAGGGTGCTCCATCCTTCCAAAAGGAAActttctcaactatgtttatagtagCTTTGTTTGCAATAGTTAGaaactggttttaaaaaaaacgAAACTAGATTTCCCACCACATAAAAAGACTGTTAAAAAGATGTGTTAGTGTTACTCAGCTGTTaataaatgacatcatgaaatttgcaggcaaatggatggaagtagaaaaaaactCTACCCGAGagaacccagacctagaaagacaaacatgtccTCCTCACTTGTAGGTGGAGATTAGCTGTCAAGTAAAGGATCATCCTGCTACAATCCACAACCCAGATAGTGTGTGTGACAATGGGGCTCAAGGAAGGAATCATAGATCTCCATGGGAAAAGGAGATAGAACAGATTTTCCACATGGGCTAGAGGTGAGTGGGATGTGAAGAGGAAGAATCaggtgagggagggagcaatgaaGGGAGAGAGCCCTTGGAAGTCGACTGTTGGAGCACTTGAAGggtgatgtggaaacctagtgcactAGAAACTCCCTGGAGTCTATGAGGGTGACATTTGCAAAGACTCAAAGgagtgggggatatggagcctttACTGGCCATATGtaaccagacaagacttccagGGGTGCGACTgggacaccaagccagccacaaaacctttgacctacaactTTACTGTCTacatgatgtgctggggtaaaggtggagCAGACATTGTGGAGAAGGCACCAATGAATAATTTAACTTTAAGATAACACAATGAGTGGAAGCCTGGTAAgcttattttcataaaacagaatcccatgcctgacactgcctggatggtcaggaagcagaagctggggAGCCCTGAGACCAAGGATAGAACCAACACAACTGGGccataaaaacagaaatcaatgaaatgattcctaatgacagcCTGCTAAACTCATATATGGGTGCTTTTCCCAGTTGTCTTCCGAGAGCGTCATCCAGGAACTGATGGGAGCAGTTGcagtgactcacagccaaaccctAGGCTGAACTTGGGGGGCAACTCTCTGAAAGGGTTGAGGAAAGATTTTAGGAGACAAAGAATGCAAAGACCCTAGAAGAACAAGGCCCACTAAATCAATGAAGCAGGATTCATATggactcagagagactgaagtgaccatcagggagcctgtatgggactaatctaggtcctctgcataatGTTATGtctgttagcttggtgttcttgtgggacacCTAACAGTGGGGGCTGGGGCAGTCTCTGACTGTTTTGCCTATGCTGGGACCCTTTTCTCATACTGGGAGCCTCCTCTAGTcttggtacaatagtttgtgtCTAATCTCATCTTAACTGTTTAATCTGTGTTCAGTTGATAATCCTAGGAAACCTACCTTTTTCAGAAAGGAAACAGGGAGGAGTGCATCTGAGGGAGGTGTGTGGGGCTTGGGGAGAAGTGGATGGAGGAAAATGGTTTTCAGGGTGTAACgtatgaaagaaggaaagaaagtataACTCACCAGTGCTGTTGTATATGGGACTTAAACAGGGTCACATGGGTCACCATGAAATATCTTTTAGGCCAACTGCAGTGGCAGGGTCATTGGTTTGAACATCAAGCAAACTAGAGCCTCTCTGCTTGTCTTTCTCCTGCTCACCTCTTTCTATGAGGGCTCCACATGGGGTACAACTGAGACCACAGGGCTGGAGGGTTTACAACTTTAGTCCAACTTCACACAGTGCATTCTGAAGCCCAGGCACATGGCACTGTTAAAACATGCAGATTTTAACCTATTTtacaacatgttttttttttttaattccaaacatAGATCCATTTGTGGCACATTGACCTACCTAGCGAAATTAAAAGATGAAGGTGAAGAAGGAGTCTACTGAACACCTGACACAAAGCCAGAGAGCTACAAGTGTTGGTTGACGATGTCAAAAGAGACTTGTAGCCTAGCGTCCCCTGGATCCTTCAGGATCACAAACTGCCATAACACCATGTGGCCAGCAGGGGGAGGCCGAGTTTCCAGGCTGAGCCAGGGATGTTGAGAAACCTGAGGGAATGGCAGAGCCTCTTTTTGCAGGGAAGATTGGCCTAGGTGGGAGGTCTGAGCATCAGGTGACTGGCAGCACAATTCTAGCTGGAATATGAAGTACAGGAGAGTTAACAGTGGTTGGAACTTATAGATAGAGGAGTGAAAGGCTGGCTTAACCAGGCCTGGGGAATGTGGGGCTGGGGGTAGTCTATTGGAAAACACCAGCAGGCCAAAAGGGATACAGAAGTTGAGTGTTCTCTGTTCCGGGCTGGGAAACAGGACTGAGGTGAGGCCTGGGCCTTCAGAGGGATGTCTCATCCTTCTAGATTGCAGATAGTTCAGATAGTGAGAGTAGCCTGCCCTGCTAGATACCGGGAGGTCCTGGAATAGGACACTGAAAGGGTGGCACATCCATAGGCTCCAAATTCGCAGATAAAAATCTCCCTCCATCCAATGTCTTGTACGACTCTCTGGTCAGTGCTATTGCCTTGATGAAGGTGGCCTAGAGATGGTAGAAATTTTCTACATCCAGAAAGAACCTATTCTGGACGGCTAAGTATGAATAGGAGTGACTGAGTGTAGGACACCCCCACAATGCTGTAGCCTCCTGATGACTGTGTTGCGAGAAAGCCAACCTTGGGGAGTTGAGAATTAAAATACGATTATGATGGGAtgttgtggcacacacttttaattcgaGCACTAGGAAAGCAAATAGGGGAAGGTTTCTGTGGGTTTAAGTTCATAGTGGTTTCCATAGCAAATCCCAGGCAATTTAGAGTTATGCACTGAGAGCCTATatcaaacataaaaacataaagcaaCCCCTAATGCCCACCATGTAGGGTGATAACAGTGCAGAAATGTGCAGCCTGATGTTCCAGTGAGTGgaggggctgaggaaggaggaggaagcaaagcCCTGAACTGACAGGTGATGGCTGCCTGGACCAGTGAGATGCACAAACCACAAATTGGCTCAAATAACAAAGAACATCAATTACATGCAGTCAGGGgtttatttattaacatttttcagCCTTTACTGCCCACTCCATGTGGTTGTTGTCTGTGGCCAGAAAAGCTGGTCATCACAGGTGGTTTAACACCTGCTAGGGGAGCTTCATGTTTCTGCGTATCCACGGCAGGAAGGAGGAGATTTTAGTGACGACGTCTAGAGTGGTGTCCTTGTTAACACGAGCACAAACTCCGTAGGCTCTGTTGTCACACACAAGGGGTCCCCCAGAGTCACCCTGTGGGCAGAGAATGGAAGACCTAAGCTTAGAACCCCATAtctgctctccctcccactcctggcAAGGATAAGTGTCAGATAAGGGCAAGACAGGCATTCCAACTCCCCTCAGTTGCACATCTCCTGGGAGGTCTGATTTTTATTCTTATAGCACAGTGCAAGGCTTTCCCTAAAGTCCTCATGAATGCTCTGGGATAATTAATACAGATTTGAGATGACTGATGTTTCCCACCTCATACTGTTGGTAGCCCCGAGCAAGGGACTAACAGGTTCACTATTGGATTGTCCCTTCTCTGAGCTGAGGGTTGAGAGTCTGGCCATTCTCACAGTCAGGCATCTTACAGGCTCCTCTCACCCTATGTTTTGTCTATGAAATGCTTGAACCTCACCTTGAAAGCCAGTTGTACTTTTCGGGGGTCTCCAACACATATCTGTGTTGTCTCTGAATAGTGAAGGAAGTGTTTCTGGCATTGATAGTCCACCTGAATGTTCAGTTCAGCCTCTTGTAGGAGATCAGATGCTTTAGTAGCATTGAAGGATGTCACCCCCCAGCCAGGCACATGGCACTTCTTCCCTGGCCTCACCCGGGCATTGGCCCTGGGAAACTTGAGGAGCTTCACAGCTTTACTTCTCTTGGCCTTTCTCTCCAGCTGATGGGAAGAGGATGTAGAGACCAGATCAGCCAGGATCCTGCTGCCCTGGGCCACACAAAAGccaggatggaagggagggaagaagcaggatgagaggaggggaggggaagaccTGCACCAGGAAGAACACAGgcagcaggggtgaggtgggaggtgaggggttAGTTGAGGTATGTGGGTGGACTGGGCACAGGTCTCACCTTTAACAGCATGATGTCATTGATCTTGTTCTCAGAATTATATTTAGGGTGGGGAATGGCTTTTGCCACACGGATGATCTGCTGAGACTGCTCGTGTGCCTTGATGTTGTGGGCTCCCAGTGTGACTCTCATGGAGCTGCATAGAGAGCAGAGTGGACATGAGAGATGTGGAATCAGGGAGGATGCAGTGCAGAGTGGGTGGGCAGGGTGGAGCTCTTCTGGACACACCTAGAACACAGGATAGGCAGAGAGGGAACTTGAGGACACAGGGGTGCCTCAGTGTTGACTTACTACTCCCTTCCTCTCAGCATCATGAGACTCCTGGAGGCTCCCTCTTGCTTCTAGGCAATATTCCAAAGATTCCATTGACTCTTAACCTGAACTTTCATCCTCAACCACTGCTTTAGTTTGCCAGTGCAGTTGATTAACGCAAGTGTGCTGTTGCCTCTCACCTTTCATCCTGTGACCTCAAATATTAATGTTATCAGACTTCCTTTTTCACAACTCTGCTTTCCAGTGAGCTCCCAGGGGAGCATCCACAGCAAAGGACAGAAGCTCCTACAGGGAGTGTCTCAGATAATGTGAGCGAGCTGCATCTCCTCACCTTCCCCAGCAGTGAGCAGCTGTCAGCACAAAGTTGTCTTGCACCAGGAAGCCTCCACAGCGACTCCTATTCCCATCTTCTTTAAGAGACCTAACAAATGCCATGTATGGGCGGGAGTGGGGTGTGACCTCATGGCCCCCGATGATCTCCtctgaaagaaaaggcaaggatATGGGGTGTCTTGGAGCAGCAGACAAGGtcaggagggaagagtgggaagggtgtggtggagcatgggATCTGCTGTGCCCAAGACTGTTGCAGACAGGATTCCTTGCACATAGAAAAACTTTTGCTGAATCCTAAACCTCAGTTGTTGTTCTCAGAAGGAGAGGGTAGCACTTGTCCCCCCAATCCTGCTTAGAATTACAATGAGGGTACACTTTCTCTCCATCCTGCCAGAAGCTGAGGGGGTCCTGGGCAGCTCCTTTGGAACTTTTTTTTGTCAGTGAGTGTCATTTTCTCAGCTTTTTCCCTAAGTCTATGGAGGTGGATTTTCTAACATTCTCCTATTTATGGTTCAGTAAATGCTTTCTGTGCATGAATGAGTGACTTCTAGTTAACCAGACGGCTGGTGATGCCATGCTGGTGGAATGCAGAGCCTGGGATTTGGAGGAAATTATAGAAAAAGCAAAGGACATGCAAACTGCAGTGGAGAGACCAACTACAACTTCACAGCAGACCACTGTAGTTTGCAGTGCAGGCATCTTGTCACCCTGGGCCTCTTTCCTCAGCAAGCTGGGGGTGGATGTTAACAATGAT
It encodes:
- the LOC127186861 gene encoding granzyme E-like isoform X2; the protein is MAPVLILLAFLLPLGAHAEEIIGGHEVTPHSRPYMAFVRSLKEDGNRSRCGGFLVQDNFVLTAAHCWGSSMRVTLGAHNIKAHEQSQQIIRVAKAIPHPKYNSENKINDIMLLKLERKAKRSKAVKLLKFPRANARVRPGKKCHVPGWGVTSFNATKASDLLQEAELNIQVDYQCQKHFLHYSETTQICVGDPRKVQLAFKGDSGGPLVCDNRAYGVCARVNKDTTLDVVTKISSFLPWIRRNMKLP
- the LOC127186861 gene encoding granzyme E-like isoform X1, whose protein sequence is MAPVLILLAFLLPLGAHAEEIIGGHEVTPHSRPYMAFVRSLKEDGNRSRCGGFLVQDNFVLTAAHCWGSSLCSSMRVTLGAHNIKAHEQSQQIIRVAKAIPHPKYNSENKINDIMLLKLERKAKRSKAVKLLKFPRANARVRPGKKCHVPGWGVTSFNATKASDLLQEAELNIQVDYQCQKHFLHYSETTQICVGDPRKVQLAFKGDSGGPLVCDNRAYGVCARVNKDTTLDVVTKISSFLPWIRRNMKLP
- the LOC127186861 gene encoding granzyme E-like isoform X3 yields the protein MAPVLILLAFLLPLGAHAEEIIGGHEVTPHSRPYMAFVRSLKEDGNRSRCGGFLVQDNFVLTAAHCWGSSMRVTLGAHNIKAHEQSQQIIRVAKAIPHPKYNSENKINDIMLLKLERKAKRSKAVKLLKFPRANARGDSGGPLVCDNRAYGVCARVNKDTTLDVVTKISSFLPWIRRNMKLP